One stretch of Mus pahari chromosome 5, PAHARI_EIJ_v1.1, whole genome shotgun sequence DNA includes these proteins:
- the Rgs4 gene encoding regulator of G-protein signaling 4 isoform X1 has product MCKGLAGLPASCLRSAKDMKHRLGFLLQKSDSCEHSSSHSKKDKVVTCQRVSQEEVKKWAESLENLIHHECGLAAFKAFLKSEYSEENIDFWISCEEYKKIKSPSKLSPKAKKIYNEFISVQATKEVNLDSCTREETSRNMLEPTITCFDEAQKKIFNLMEKDSYRRFLKSRFYLDLTNPSSCGAEKQKGAKSSADCTSLVSQCA; this is encoded by the exons ATGTGCAAAGGACTTGCGGGCCTGCCGGCTTCCTGCCTGAGGAG TGCAAAGGATATGAAACATCGGCTGGGGTTCCTGCTGCAGAAGTCAGATTCCTGTGAACACAGTTCTTCACACAGCAAGAAGGACAAAGTAGTAACTTGCCAGAG GGTAAGCCAAGAAGAAGTCAAGAAATGGGCTGAATCACTGGAAAACCTGATTCACCATGAAT GTGGACTGGCAGCTTTCAAAGCTTTCCTGAAGTCGGAATACAGTGAGGAGAACATTGACTTCTGGATCAGCTGTGAGGAGTACAAGAAAATCAAGTCACCTTCTAAACTAAGTCCCAAGGCCAAGAAGATCTACAATGAGTTCATCTCAGTGCAAGCAACCAAAGAG GTGAACCTGGATTCTTGCACCAGAGAGGAGACAAGCCGGAACATGTTAGAGCCCACGATAACCTGTTTTGATGAAGCCCAGAAGAAGATTTTCAACCTGATGGAAAAGGATTCCTACCGCCGCTTCCTCAAATCTCGATTCTATCTTGACCTGACCAATCCTTCCAGCTGCGgggcagagaagcagaaaggagccaagagttctgcaGACTGCACTTCCCTGGTCTCTCAGTGTGCCTAA
- the Rgs4 gene encoding regulator of G-protein signaling 4 isoform X2, with translation MCKGLAGLPASCLRSAKDMKHRLGFLLQKSDSCEHSSSHSKKDKVVTCQRVSQEEVKKWAESLENLIHHECEPGFLHQRGDKPEHVRAHDNLF, from the exons ATGTGCAAAGGACTTGCGGGCCTGCCGGCTTCCTGCCTGAGGAG TGCAAAGGATATGAAACATCGGCTGGGGTTCCTGCTGCAGAAGTCAGATTCCTGTGAACACAGTTCTTCACACAGCAAGAAGGACAAAGTAGTAACTTGCCAGAG GGTAAGCCAAGAAGAAGTCAAGAAATGGGCTGAATCACTGGAAAACCTGATTCACCATGAAT GTGAACCTGGATTCTTGCACCAGAGAGGAGACAAGCCGGAACATGTTAGAGCCCACGATAACCTGTTTTGA